In a single window of the Pseudomonas sp. B21-015 genome:
- a CDS encoding tetratricopeptide repeat protein, with product MNRSSALLLAFVFLSGCQALAPVSSDGTPPVEDSTPAPEKPKVYSSFSEETVFSLLSAELAGQRNRYDIALDNYVTQAINTQDPGVSERAFRIAEYLGADQAALDTALIWAKNAPDDLEAQRAAAVQLARAGRYDDSMVYMEKVLQGKGDTHFDFLALSAADTDQETRNGLMKGFDRLLQRHPHNNQLIFGKALLLQQDGDAKGALTLLEDNPPDEGEIAPILLRARLLQGLSRGDEALPLLQKSIKKYPDDKRLRLTYARMLVEQDRMDDAKVEFSSLVQQYPEDDELRYSLALVCLEAKAWDEAKGYLQDLIARESHVDSAHLNLGRIAEERNDPQGALIEYAQVGPGNDYLPAQLRQADILMNNGRTAEAQSRLAAQRDEQPDYAIQLYLIEVETLSANKQGDKAWKVLQQALQKYPDDLNLLYTRAMQAEKRNDLAQMEKDLRLIIKRDPDNAMALNALGYTLSDRTTRYAEAKALIEQAHQLNPEDPAVLDSLGWVNFRLGNLDEAERYLRQALERFPDQEVAAHLGEVLWANGKQREAKQIWSKFLKEQPDSPTLRSTIKRLTGSETL from the coding sequence ATGAATAGATCTTCCGCGTTGCTCCTCGCTTTTGTCTTCCTCAGCGGCTGCCAGGCCTTGGCACCCGTTTCGTCGGACGGTACGCCGCCGGTCGAAGACAGCACTCCGGCCCCTGAAAAGCCCAAGGTTTACAGCTCGTTCAGTGAGGAAACCGTCTTTAGCCTGTTGAGCGCCGAACTGGCTGGCCAGCGCAATCGTTACGACATTGCCCTGGACAACTACGTAACCCAGGCCATCAATACTCAGGATCCCGGCGTCTCCGAGCGGGCATTTCGCATTGCCGAGTACCTGGGCGCCGATCAGGCCGCCCTCGACACGGCGCTGATCTGGGCAAAAAACGCTCCGGACGATCTTGAAGCGCAACGGGCGGCTGCCGTGCAACTTGCCCGCGCCGGGCGTTACGACGACTCCATGGTCTATATGGAGAAAGTCCTGCAAGGCAAAGGCGACACGCATTTCGACTTCCTCGCCCTGTCCGCGGCCGATACCGACCAGGAAACGCGCAACGGCCTGATGAAAGGTTTTGATCGCTTGTTGCAACGTCACCCGCATAACAATCAGCTGATTTTCGGCAAAGCCTTGCTGTTGCAACAGGACGGCGATGCCAAGGGCGCACTGACCCTGCTCGAAGACAACCCGCCGGACGAGGGCGAAATCGCGCCGATCCTGCTGCGCGCGCGCCTGTTGCAAGGGCTCAGCCGTGGCGATGAAGCCTTGCCGCTACTGCAAAAAAGCATCAAGAAGTACCCGGACGACAAACGCCTGCGCCTGACCTACGCGCGCATGCTGGTTGAACAGGATCGCATGGACGACGCCAAAGTCGAGTTCTCAAGCCTGGTTCAGCAATACCCGGAAGACGACGAGCTGCGTTACTCCCTGGCCCTGGTTTGCCTGGAAGCCAAGGCCTGGGACGAGGCCAAAGGTTACCTGCAAGACTTGATCGCTCGGGAAAGCCACGTTGATTCGGCACACCTGAATCTGGGGCGTATCGCTGAAGAGCGTAACGACCCTCAAGGCGCGCTGATCGAGTACGCCCAGGTCGGGCCGGGCAACGATTACCTGCCGGCTCAATTGCGTCAGGCCGATATTCTGATGAACAACGGCAGGACCGCCGAAGCCCAAAGCCGTCTGGCGGCCCAGCGGGACGAGCAACCCGATTATGCGATCCAGTTGTACCTGATCGAAGTCGAAACCTTGTCTGCCAATAAACAGGGCGACAAGGCCTGGAAAGTCTTGCAGCAAGCCCTGCAGAAATACCCGGACGATCTGAATCTGCTGTATACCCGGGCCATGCAGGCGGAAAAACGCAATGACCTGGCGCAGATGGAAAAAGACCTGCGACTGATCATCAAGCGCGACCCGGACAACGCGATGGCGTTGAACGCCCTCGGCTACACCCTGTCCGACCGCACCACGCGCTACGCCGAAGCCAAGGCCCTGATCGAACAGGCGCACCAGCTCAACCCGGAAGACCCGGCCGTTCTCGATAGCCTCGGCTGGGTGAATTTCCGCCTGGGCAATCTCGATGAAGCCGAGCGCTATTTGCGCCAGGCGCTGGAACGCTTCCCCGACCAGGAAGTCGCCGCTCACCTGGGCGAAGTCCTGTGGGCCAACGGCAAACAGCGCGAAGCCAAGCAAATCTGGAGCAAGTTCCTCAAGGAACAGCCCGACAGCCCTACCCTGCGCAGCACCATCAAGCGCCTGACCGGATCAGAGACTCTTTAA
- the lolB gene encoding lipoprotein insertase outer membrane protein LolB — protein MFLRHFIVFSFIALLAGCAGFGARESVQGQGNKAQWREHKQQLTGLDGWQINGKIGIRAPKDSGSGTLFWLQRQDYYDIRLSGPLGRGAARLTGRPGKVSLEVANQGRYDAQTPEALVEEQLGWKLPVSHLAWWVRGLPAPDSKSRLTLDVDSRLANLEQDGWQVEYLSYAEQNGYWLPERIKLHGTDLDVTLVIKEWQPRKLGQ, from the coding sequence ATGTTTTTGCGCCACTTCATCGTTTTCAGCTTCATCGCCCTGCTCGCCGGTTGCGCGGGCTTCGGTGCCCGCGAATCGGTCCAGGGTCAAGGCAACAAGGCCCAATGGCGCGAGCACAAACAGCAACTGACCGGTCTCGACGGCTGGCAGATCAACGGCAAGATCGGCATCCGTGCGCCCAAGGATTCGGGCAGCGGCACGCTGTTCTGGTTGCAACGCCAGGATTACTACGACATCCGACTCTCCGGCCCGCTGGGTCGTGGCGCGGCTCGCTTGACCGGTCGTCCGGGCAAAGTCTCGCTGGAAGTGGCCAATCAGGGCCGCTATGACGCGCAGACCCCGGAAGCCTTGGTTGAAGAACAACTGGGCTGGAAATTGCCGGTTTCCCATCTGGCATGGTGGGTTCGCGGGCTCCCGGCCCCGGACAGCAAAAGCCGCCTGACCCTTGACGTCGACAGCCGCCTGGCCAATCTCGAACAGGATGGCTGGCAGGTCGAGTACCTGAGCTATGCCGAGCAAAACGGCTACTGGCTGCCCGAGCGGATCAAGCTGCACGGCACCGACCTTGATGTCACGCTGGTGATCAAGGAATGGCAACCACGCAAACTGGGGCAGTGA